A part of Rattus norvegicus strain BN/NHsdMcwi chromosome 4, GRCr8, whole genome shotgun sequence genomic DNA contains:
- the M6pr gene encoding cation-dependent mannose-6-phosphate receptor precursor: protein MFPLSGCWRTELLLLLLLAVAVRESWQIEEKSCDLVGEKDKESKNEVALLERLRPLFNKSFESTVGQGSDTYSYIFRVCREAGNHSSGAGLVQINKSNEKETVVGRINETHIFNGSNWIMLIYKGGDEYDNHCGKEQRRAVVMISCNRHTLAGNFNPVSEERGKIQDCFYLFEMDSSLACSPEVSHLSVGSILLVIFASLVAVYIIGGFLYQRLVVGAKGMEQFPHLAFWQDLGNLVADGCDFVCRSKPRSVPAAYRGVGDDQLGEESEERDDHLLPM from the exons ATGTTCCCTCTCTCTGGCTGTTGGAGGACTGAACTGTTACTGTTGCTACTCCTGGCTGTGGCTGTGAGAGAATCCTGGCAGATAGAAGAAAAATCGTGTGACCTGGTAGGAGAAAAGGATAAGGAGTCAAAGAATGAGGTGGCTCTCCTGGAGAGGTTACGGCCACTGTTTAACAAAAG TTTTGAGAGTACTGTGGGCCAGGGCTCAGACACTTACAGCTATATATTCAGAGTATGCCGGGAAGCTGGCAACCACTCCTCTGGCGCAGGCCTGGTCCAGATCAACAAAAGTAATGAGAAGGAAACGGTGGTTGGGAGAATCAACGAGACTCACATCTTCAATGGAA GTAACTGGATCATGTTGATATATAAAGGGGGTGACGAATATGACAACCACTGTGGCAAAGAACAGCGCCGTGCAGTGGTGATGATCTCCTGCAATCGACACACACTCGCG GGTAATTTTAACCCAGTGTCTGAGGAACGCGGCAAAATCCAGGATTGCTTCTACCTCTTTGAGATGGATAGCAGCCTAGCCTGTTCACCAGAGGTCTCACACCTCAGTGTGGGCTCCATCCTCCTTGTCAT ATTTGCATCATTGGTTGCTGTTTACATCATTGGGGGTTTCTTATACCAGCGACTGGTAGTGGGGGCCAAGGGGATGGAGCAGTTTCCTCATCTGGCCTTCTGGCAGGATCTTGGCAACCTAGTAGCT GATGGTTGTGACTTTGTGTGCCGTTCCAAACCCCGCAGTGTGCCTGCGGCCTATCGTGGCGTCGGGGATGACCAGCTGGGGGAAGAGTCAGAAGAAAGGGATGACCATTTGCTACCAATGTGA